The following proteins are co-located in the Flectobacillus major DSM 103 genome:
- the gcvH gene encoding glycine cleavage system protein GcvH, which translates to MNFPAELRYTKEHEWIKVDGDVAIVGITDFAQGELGDIVYVEIETVGQSLGENDIFGTVEAVKTVSDLFLPIAGEIVEVNTQVIDSPELVNSDAYGDGWLIKMKPANLADVDALMDADTYKQHIGL; encoded by the coding sequence ATGAATTTCCCAGCAGAACTTCGCTATACGAAAGAGCATGAATGGATTAAGGTGGATGGAGACGTTGCCATCGTAGGTATTACAGATTTCGCACAGGGCGAACTAGGTGATATTGTTTATGTTGAAATCGAGACCGTTGGCCAGTCTTTAGGTGAGAACGATATTTTCGGAACGGTTGAAGCTGTAAAAACAGTATCAGATTTGTTTTTACCAATTGCTGGAGAAATCGTTGAGGTAAATACTCAAGTAATTGATTCGCCAGAATTAGTAAATTCAGATGCTTATGGCGATGGTTGGTTGATTAAAATGAAGCCTGCAAACTTGGCTGATGTAGACGCATTGATGGATGCCGATACATACAAACAACATATTGGACTTTAA
- a CDS encoding ABC transporter ATP-binding protein, whose protein sequence is MQIITENLGKKFRNEWIFKAVNLTFQQGVSYTFTGANGSGKSTLLQILSGFIPQSEGKLIYQKNDVIISAEEFYKHIVIAAPYLELIEEFTLSELLAFHVQFKPLINHLSISDFIDFIELPQAKNKAIKHFSSGMKQRVKLGLAFLSDTAILMLDEPSSNLDLKATNWYIENVQKYAQNRMLFICSNQPNEYEFCHNIYNIQSFK, encoded by the coding sequence ATGCAAATCATCACTGAAAACCTTGGAAAAAAGTTTAGAAACGAATGGATTTTCAAAGCTGTTAATTTAACATTCCAGCAAGGGGTATCCTATACTTTTACAGGAGCAAACGGTAGCGGCAAATCTACTCTTTTACAAATACTTTCAGGGTTTATACCGCAGTCGGAAGGAAAATTGATTTACCAAAAAAACGATGTAATTATCAGTGCTGAAGAGTTTTACAAACACATTGTGATTGCAGCTCCTTATTTAGAACTTATCGAGGAGTTTACGCTGTCCGAATTATTGGCATTTCATGTACAATTCAAGCCTCTTATTAATCATTTATCTATTAGCGACTTTATTGACTTTATTGAGCTTCCTCAAGCCAAAAACAAGGCAATCAAACACTTTTCTTCGGGTATGAAACAACGTGTTAAGTTGGGATTGGCATTTTTGTCTGATACCGCTATTTTGATGCTCGATGAGCCTTCATCCAACCTCGACTTGAAAGCAACAAACTGGTATATCGAAAACGTACAAAAATACGCCCAAAACAGAATGTTATTCATTTGCTCAAACCAGCCCAACGAGTACGAATTTTGCCATAATATCTATAATATTCAATCATTCAAATAA
- a CDS encoding DUF4920 domain-containing protein, translating into MKRVFLVAVLALGLHTVQAQNKFGAKISEKGAISATELIQKMDKKEEVKAKVSGVVESVCKVKGCWMKVKLDDGQTMRVTFKDYGFFVPKDIAGKTVVFEGIAKVKTTPVDELKHYAEDAGKSKDEIAQITEPEKAVSFVANGVIIK; encoded by the coding sequence ATGAAAAGAGTATTTCTAGTAGCGGTATTGGCATTGGGGTTGCACACCGTACAAGCACAAAATAAATTTGGAGCAAAAATCTCTGAAAAAGGAGCTATCTCAGCTACTGAACTTATCCAAAAAATGGATAAGAAAGAAGAAGTAAAGGCCAAAGTTTCGGGTGTTGTAGAATCTGTTTGTAAAGTAAAAGGTTGTTGGATGAAAGTAAAACTAGACGACGGCCAAACGATGCGTGTTACCTTCAAAGATTATGGTTTCTTTGTACCTAAAGATATTGCAGGAAAAACAGTGGTATTTGAGGGTATTGCTAAAGTAAAAACAACTCCAGTAGACGAACTCAAGCATTATGCAGAAGATGCTGGAAAAAGCAAAGATGAAATTGCCCAAATCACTGAGCCAGAAAAAGCAGTATCGTTTGTTGCCAATGGCGTAATTATAAAATAA
- a CDS encoding DUF4199 domain-containing protein, giving the protein MENQTTTTKVALKWGAIVGIISIVYSTIVMVLGLMGNQAIGWLVYLIIGAGIFLAMSNYKKENGGFLSYGQGLGIGSMMSAISGLISSAYSFVYMRFIDATVVDQLLKKAQEDMEKQGFSDEKIEQALEMSKIFMSPGAMFVWGVLGSIIIGFLLSLILAAIAKKDKAIFE; this is encoded by the coding sequence ATGGAAAATCAAACAACTACCACAAAAGTAGCTTTGAAATGGGGGGCCATTGTCGGAATTATTAGTATTGTGTACAGTACCATAGTAATGGTGTTGGGCTTAATGGGTAATCAGGCCATAGGCTGGCTTGTTTATTTGATTATTGGAGCAGGGATATTCTTGGCGATGTCTAATTACAAAAAAGAAAATGGTGGGTTTTTATCGTATGGACAAGGGCTTGGCATAGGAAGTATGATGTCGGCTATTAGTGGCTTAATTTCTAGTGCTTATTCTTTTGTTTATATGCGTTTTATTGATGCTACAGTAGTGGATCAGTTACTCAAAAAAGCACAAGAAGATATGGAAAAGCAGGGTTTTTCGGATGAAAAAATCGAACAAGCCTTAGAAATGAGTAAGATATTTATGAGCCCTGGAGCGATGTTTGTTTGGGGAGTGTTGGGTAGTATTATTATAGGGTTTTTATTGTCGTTGATATTGGCAGCTATTGCCAAAAAAGATAAAGCAATATTTGAATAA
- the lpxA gene encoding acyl-ACP--UDP-N-acetylglucosamine O-acyltransferase, which produces MTQPLAYIHPEAKLAHNVVIEPFSTIYQDVEIGEGSWIGSNVTIFPGARIGKNCRIFPGAVISAIPQDLKFDGEDTITIIGDNTTIRECVTVNRGTKEKYKTEVGKNCLLMAYVHVAHDCVIGDNCIIANSVQVAGHVEIGEAARIGGACAIHQFVKIGKHVMISGGSLIRKDVPPYTKSAREPLSYVGVNSIGLRRSGFNDQQIALIQDAYRFIFLRGLNNSDALVQIEQELEATPERDEIINFIRTSERGIFKGPTGN; this is translated from the coding sequence ATGACACAACCGTTAGCATATATACATCCAGAAGCCAAACTCGCACACAATGTTGTGATAGAACCTTTCTCGACGATTTACCAAGATGTCGAAATTGGAGAAGGAAGTTGGATTGGTTCTAATGTGACTATTTTCCCTGGAGCAAGAATCGGTAAAAACTGTCGTATTTTCCCTGGAGCTGTAATCTCTGCGATTCCGCAAGACCTCAAATTTGATGGTGAAGACACCATTACCATTATTGGCGATAACACTACCATCCGTGAATGTGTAACCGTAAATCGTGGTACAAAAGAAAAATACAAAACAGAAGTTGGCAAAAACTGCCTTCTAATGGCATACGTACACGTTGCTCATGACTGTGTCATTGGCGACAATTGTATTATTGCCAATAGTGTACAAGTAGCTGGACACGTAGAAATCGGAGAAGCTGCCCGAATAGGAGGAGCATGTGCTATTCATCAATTTGTGAAAATTGGTAAGCATGTCATGATTTCTGGAGGCTCGCTCATTCGTAAAGATGTACCACCTTATACCAAATCGGCACGTGAACCGCTTTCGTATGTTGGTGTAAACTCTATTGGCCTTCGTAGAAGTGGATTTAACGACCAACAGATTGCTCTTATTCAAGATGCTTATCGTTTTATTTTCTTGCGTGGCCTCAACAATTCCGATGCTCTTGTACAAATTGAACAAGAATTAGAAGCTACTCCTGAAAGAGACGAAATCATCAACTTTATTAGAACCTCTGAAAGAGGAATTTTTAAAGGCCCTACAGGTAACTAG
- a CDS encoding bifunctional UDP-3-O-[3-hydroxymyristoyl] N-acetylglucosamine deacetylase/3-hydroxyacyl-ACP dehydratase, which yields MNNKQHTIKKSVTLSGVGLHTGVQSTMTFLPAPPNHGYKFQRVDLPGQPIADADVDHVVDISRGTTIEHNGARINTVEHVLAAMVGCQIDNILIQLDGPEPPIMDGSSIKFVEALLDVGLEEQEAHRKFFELTEEVRYKDLERGVELAALPHSDYRLTVMVDYNSKFLSSQHANLTNIEQFNEDFAKCRTFCFVHELEALYKAGLIKGGDLSNAVVIADRDYTEEELEHLAMVLGKPKVSVSKEIGVLNNISLHYKNEMARHKLLDMVGDLALVGRPIKAQILAARPGHAANVALAKKIKKLMLEADKNQVPKYDPKQPPIFTHERIYQLLPHRYPFQMVDKIIYLDDESVVGIKQVTMNENYFMGHFPNNPVMPGVMQVEAMAQTGGILVLSSVPDPENYWPYLVAIENCRFRKSVIPGDTVIFKCTLLAPIRRGIAKMHGTAYVAGQIVCEADMTASLVRKS from the coding sequence ATGAACAATAAACAACACACTATCAAAAAGTCAGTAACGTTGTCAGGCGTTGGGTTACATACAGGAGTGCAGTCAACCATGACTTTTTTGCCTGCTCCTCCAAACCATGGTTACAAATTTCAAAGAGTTGATTTACCTGGTCAACCTATTGCTGATGCCGATGTAGATCATGTTGTTGATATTTCGAGAGGTACAACTATTGAACACAATGGTGCTAGAATCAATACCGTCGAACACGTACTGGCTGCCATGGTAGGCTGTCAGATAGACAATATTTTGATTCAGCTAGATGGCCCCGAGCCTCCTATTATGGACGGTAGCTCTATCAAGTTTGTAGAAGCTTTGTTAGATGTAGGCTTGGAAGAGCAAGAAGCTCACCGCAAATTTTTTGAACTTACAGAAGAAGTACGTTATAAAGACCTTGAAAGAGGTGTTGAATTGGCAGCTCTTCCTCATAGCGACTACCGCCTTACTGTAATGGTAGATTATAACTCAAAGTTTTTGAGTAGTCAACATGCCAACTTAACGAATATCGAACAATTCAACGAGGATTTTGCCAAATGCCGTACTTTTTGCTTTGTACATGAGCTAGAAGCACTTTATAAAGCTGGCCTTATCAAAGGTGGTGACTTGTCAAATGCCGTAGTTATTGCCGACCGTGACTATACCGAAGAGGAATTAGAGCATCTTGCAATGGTATTAGGCAAACCAAAAGTAAGCGTTTCTAAAGAAATTGGTGTTCTAAATAATATTAGCTTACATTACAAAAACGAAATGGCTCGCCATAAGTTGTTGGATATGGTAGGCGATTTGGCATTGGTAGGCCGTCCAATTAAAGCACAAATCTTGGCAGCACGCCCAGGACACGCAGCCAACGTTGCTCTGGCTAAAAAAATCAAAAAATTGATGCTTGAAGCCGACAAAAACCAAGTGCCAAAATACGACCCAAAACAACCTCCTATTTTTACGCACGAACGTATTTACCAATTGCTACCACACCGTTACCCGTTCCAAATGGTAGATAAAATTATCTACTTAGACGATGAAAGTGTTGTTGGTATCAAACAAGTTACCATGAACGAAAACTACTTCATGGGACACTTCCCCAACAACCCTGTAATGCCTGGAGTAATGCAAGTAGAAGCTATGGCTCAAACAGGTGGTATCTTGGTACTTAGCTCAGTACCCGACCCCGAAAACTACTGGCCTTATCTGGTGGCTATCGAAAACTGTAGATTCCGCAAAAGTGTAATCCCTGGAGATACCGTTATATTCAAATGCACACTCCTTGCTCCTATTAGAAGAGGTATTGCTAAAATGCACGGAACAGCATACGTGGCAGGTCAAATTGTCTGTGAAGCTGATATGACTGCCAGTCTTGTACGCAAAAGCTAG
- a CDS encoding DUF4302 domain-containing protein, translating into MKKFILYILLSQLMFFACKKSEVDPLFPASANQRTTDIINKYKKILVGAEFGWKATYYPDGGTQGGYSFYLRFDDQGTVLMFSDLAYFSAADYFQTTYQVKAQQAPSLVFDTYSYLHLLVDPDPNVWGGETGKGFYADQELSIKSATADSVVLVGNVNKTQMLLTRMTREETVSVGNGQLYNILAGSYEYIYGSGKFLSIVFPKGESVDININMNSKIFSAYYVNNNFLNTITSAYSFTTQGIHFKSPVSILGYTFQDMYWDSVQQLYYLTVNGTRINLKQNTRPSLPFRLSIGTLFSGVNFDPTLATQDPVYTKMYNDIQSSIRALSTTPPTRELSRVGFYFGTDGTLMGLALRYTRSTSIFEGIIYYQITSDSRGYYTFQRLGTNGINGAVEQGAQPLINILENDTFTFDYDPTNGQLAILKSLNRAFSMKGIIE; encoded by the coding sequence ATGAAAAAATTTATCTTATATATACTCCTAAGTCAACTGATGTTTTTTGCTTGCAAAAAATCAGAAGTTGATCCTTTATTTCCTGCATCGGCCAATCAGCGAACTACCGATATTATCAACAAGTATAAAAAAATCCTTGTTGGTGCAGAATTTGGCTGGAAAGCCACCTACTACCCCGATGGCGGTACCCAGGGTGGTTATAGCTTTTATCTACGTTTCGACGACCAAGGCACGGTTCTGATGTTTTCTGACCTAGCCTATTTCTCGGCAGCCGACTATTTTCAAACAACCTATCAAGTAAAAGCTCAACAAGCTCCCTCATTGGTATTTGATACCTACTCTTATTTACATTTGCTAGTAGACCCCGACCCCAATGTGTGGGGAGGCGAAACGGGTAAAGGGTTTTATGCCGACCAAGAGCTTTCTATCAAATCGGCTACTGCCGACTCGGTAGTATTAGTCGGAAATGTCAACAAAACCCAAATGCTATTAACCCGTATGACACGTGAAGAAACAGTGAGTGTAGGCAATGGACAGCTGTACAATATCCTAGCTGGTTCTTACGAATATATCTATGGTAGTGGAAAGTTTTTATCGATTGTATTTCCCAAGGGCGAATCAGTTGATATTAATATCAATATGAATAGTAAGATTTTCTCAGCATATTATGTCAATAATAATTTCTTAAATACCATCACGTCGGCCTATTCATTCACTACCCAAGGTATTCATTTCAAATCGCCTGTGAGTATTTTAGGGTACACTTTCCAAGATATGTATTGGGATAGCGTCCAGCAGCTATATTACCTTACAGTAAACGGTACAAGGATTAATCTTAAACAAAATACTCGACCAAGTTTACCTTTTAGGTTATCGATCGGCACACTGTTTTCGGGAGTCAACTTTGACCCAACACTTGCCACCCAAGACCCCGTGTACACCAAAATGTACAACGATATTCAAAGTAGCATTAGGGCATTGTCAACAACCCCTCCTACTCGTGAACTATCAAGGGTTGGTTTCTATTTTGGTACAGACGGTACTTTGATGGGCTTGGCTCTACGATATACACGCAGTACGAGTATCTTTGAAGGCATTATCTATTATCAAATCACAAGTGATAGCCGTGGATACTATACCTTCCAACGCCTCGGTACTAATGGTATCAATGGTGCTGTAGAACAAGGGGCTCAGCCATTAATCAATATTTTAGAAAACGATACTTTCACTTTCGATTATGACCCAACCAATGGCCAGTTAGCCATTCTTAAAAGCCTTAATAGGGCCTTTAGCATGAAGGGAATTATTGAATAA
- a CDS encoding DUF4199 domain-containing protein produces MFNKYFLRTTVLYGSVAGILCFVYCLALNALGIIPLSGKLFPSNIFILVAVFQAVKTYRKHNPDMTMHFWEGLSVSMLTAIIASVVIAVILYIFYSSDYGHNLIAQFVEQALKEYIGAKAQIVKETNLDYFNSLIAGIKAIDPSSIAWTEIKQRPLIAILPSIMISLYYRRQYIN; encoded by the coding sequence ATGTTTAATAAATATTTTCTCAGAACAACCGTTTTGTATGGCAGTGTTGCAGGCATTTTGTGTTTTGTATATTGCCTAGCCCTAAATGCCTTAGGTATTATTCCGTTGTCTGGAAAGCTATTTCCAAGCAATATATTTATCCTTGTGGCTGTTTTTCAGGCTGTAAAAACCTATCGAAAGCATAACCCCGATATGACTATGCACTTTTGGGAAGGGCTTTCGGTAAGTATGCTTACGGCTATTATAGCTTCGGTAGTTATTGCTGTTATTTTATATATATTTTATAGCAGCGATTACGGTCATAACCTTATTGCTCAGTTTGTGGAGCAGGCTTTGAAAGAATATATCGGAGCAAAAGCTCAGATTGTCAAAGAAACAAATCTTGATTATTTTAATAGCCTGATTGCAGGCATCAAGGCAATAGACCCAAGTTCTATTGCATGGACAGAGATTAAACAACGTCCTCTTATTGCTATTTTGCCATCCATCATGATTTCGTTGTATTATAGAAGACAGTATATTAACTAG
- the lpxD gene encoding UDP-3-O-(3-hydroxymyristoyl)glucosamine N-acyltransferase codes for MEFTVEQIAFMLNGEVRGDKTLKVSQLAKIEEGTEGTISFLANLKYEQYLYTTKASAVIVDKSFEPKKSYSPALILVENAYSAFTTLLQEYQKILSDSKKGIEQPSFVGENTTLGDDIYIGAFAYIGKGCTIGKNVKIYPQVSLGDNVTVGDNTTLYAGVKVYSNCVIGSNCTIHANAVIGSDGFGFAPQADGTYKTIPQLGNVIVEDHVSIGANTCVDCATMGSTIIRNGAKIDNLVQIAHNVEIGKNTVIAALTGISGSSKVGDSCMLGGQVGIAGHLHITNRTIITAQSGISKNIKKEGLILSGSPAMENTENLRSQVVYRKLPALEQRLRELENKLK; via the coding sequence ATGGAATTTACCGTTGAACAAATTGCTTTTATGCTAAATGGCGAAGTAAGGGGAGACAAAACCCTTAAAGTAAGCCAGTTAGCCAAAATTGAAGAAGGAACTGAAGGTACAATCTCATTTTTAGCTAATTTAAAATATGAGCAATACCTGTACACAACAAAGGCATCAGCCGTAATTGTTGACAAGTCCTTTGAACCCAAAAAGTCCTATTCCCCTGCATTGATTTTGGTTGAAAATGCTTATTCAGCTTTCACTACATTATTGCAAGAGTACCAAAAGATTTTGTCCGATAGCAAAAAAGGGATTGAACAACCTAGTTTTGTTGGCGAAAACACTACTTTGGGCGACGATATTTACATAGGAGCATTTGCTTATATCGGTAAAGGATGTACGATTGGGAAAAATGTTAAAATCTACCCGCAAGTAAGCCTTGGCGACAATGTAACTGTTGGCGATAATACTACGCTATACGCTGGGGTAAAGGTGTACTCCAACTGTGTGATTGGAAGTAACTGTACCATTCATGCCAATGCAGTAATTGGCTCGGATGGTTTTGGGTTTGCTCCGCAGGCCGATGGCACTTACAAAACAATTCCACAACTGGGCAACGTTATTGTCGAAGACCATGTCAGTATTGGGGCAAACACCTGTGTAGACTGTGCCACAATGGGCTCTACTATTATTAGAAACGGGGCCAAAATCGACAACCTCGTCCAGATTGCCCACAATGTAGAAATTGGCAAAAATACCGTAATCGCTGCTTTGACGGGTATTTCGGGCTCTAGTAAAGTAGGCGACAGCTGTATGCTTGGCGGCCAAGTGGGTATTGCAGGACACCTTCACATCACCAATCGCACCATTATTACTGCTCAATCGGGTATTTCAAAAAATATCAAAAAAGAAGGGCTTATCCTAAGCGGTTCGCCTGCCATGGAAAATACAGAAAATCTCAGATCTCAGGTAGTGTATAGAAAGCTTCCCGCTTTAGAACAACGCTTGAGAGAACTCGAAAACAAATTGAAGTAG
- a CDS encoding dihydroorotase, producing the protein MKILIRSAKIIQKGTALNGQLKDIFIENGIIRQIGEGLTLEADEVISHPNLCVSLGWFDMRVHAKDPGYEQKESLYSLEKAALAGGFSEIALLPNTKPTVQTRESVHYLKKSGDLIKFHPMAAVTLKCEGKDFTEMIDLHHAGAVAFTDGEHPIQNPDILLKTLQYLTPLGGVLINRPEDMNLTHFGQMHEGFVSTLIGMKGMPRMAEEISVMRDLKLLEYVMETPFGTPNTSQPLLHFACISTAESVSLIREAKAKGLPVSCDVAVHQLCFTEEDLLGFDTNYKVNPPFRTQTDVQALWAGLVDGTIDAIVSDHNPQDEEAKNLEFDMADFGIIGLETLYAVANSYNIGLSTEDLIEKITVNPRYILRLPIPEIKEGSKANLTLFNEDEEWVYKDIVSNSKNSPFVGKTLRGKSIAVIV; encoded by the coding sequence ATGAAAATCCTGATTCGCTCCGCAAAAATTATTCAAAAAGGTACTGCCCTCAATGGTCAGCTCAAAGATATTTTTATCGAAAATGGTATTATTCGCCAAATAGGAGAGGGACTAACCCTTGAGGCGGATGAGGTGATAAGTCACCCCAATCTTTGTGTGTCGTTGGGTTGGTTTGATATGCGAGTTCATGCCAAAGACCCAGGCTATGAGCAAAAAGAAAGTCTATATTCTTTAGAAAAAGCCGCTTTAGCTGGTGGTTTTTCTGAAATTGCATTGTTGCCTAATACCAAGCCAACTGTTCAAACACGTGAAAGTGTTCATTATCTCAAAAAGTCTGGAGATTTGATTAAATTTCACCCAATGGCTGCTGTAACCTTGAAATGCGAAGGAAAGGATTTTACAGAGATGATAGATTTGCATCATGCAGGAGCTGTGGCTTTTACCGATGGCGAGCACCCTATCCAGAATCCTGATATTTTACTGAAAACTTTACAATATCTAACGCCATTAGGTGGGGTGCTAATTAATCGCCCAGAAGATATGAATTTGACCCACTTTGGGCAGATGCACGAGGGTTTTGTGAGTACGCTTATTGGCATGAAAGGTATGCCTAGAATGGCCGAAGAAATCAGTGTTATGCGCGATTTGAAGCTTCTGGAATATGTTATGGAAACGCCTTTTGGTACACCCAACACTAGCCAACCTTTATTACACTTCGCTTGTATTTCGACTGCCGAATCGGTTAGTTTAATTCGTGAAGCAAAAGCAAAAGGGTTGCCTGTATCATGCGATGTGGCCGTACATCAATTATGCTTTACTGAAGAGGATTTATTAGGTTTTGATACAAATTATAAAGTAAACCCTCCTTTCAGAACACAAACAGATGTACAGGCTTTATGGGCAGGTTTGGTAGATGGTACTATCGATGCTATTGTTTCTGACCATAATCCTCAGGACGAAGAAGCCAAAAACTTAGAATTTGATATGGCCGATTTTGGTATCATTGGTCTCGAAACGTTGTATGCAGTAGCTAATTCGTACAATATCGGTTTAAGTACCGAAGACTTAATTGAAAAAATTACAGTTAATCCTCGTTATATCTTGCGTTTGCCAATACCCGAAATCAAAGAAGGAAGCAAGGCTAACTTGACGCTATTCAATGAAGATGAAGAATGGGTTTATAAAGATATTGTATCTAATTCTAAAAACTCTCCTTTTGTCGGAAAAACGCTCAGAGGAAAATCCATTGCTGTAATTGTTTAG
- the gldF gene encoding gliding motility-associated ABC transporter permease subunit GldF — protein MFQIFQKEVNSFLSSLIGYIVIGVFLTATGLFVWLFKDNILDFGYADLTSFFQVAPFVFLFLIPAITMKAFSEEVKSGTIELLFTKPISRWEIILGKYLASCYLILLALLPTLLYYYSVYQLGNPQGNIDSAAVFSSYLGLLFLGCVFAALGIFSSSLTDNQVTAFVLGFVLCLVLYYGIGRLSELSFLGASGYIVAQLGLDYQYDALSRGLIDSRNVLYFLSVIAIALWATKLKISAI, from the coding sequence ATGTTTCAAATCTTTCAAAAAGAAGTAAATTCATTTTTAAGTTCCCTAATTGGTTATATCGTAATTGGGGTATTTTTAACAGCCACAGGACTATTTGTTTGGCTTTTCAAAGACAATATTCTTGATTTTGGTTATGCCGACCTAACTTCTTTTTTTCAAGTAGCACCTTTTGTCTTCTTGTTTTTGATTCCTGCTATTACGATGAAAGCCTTTTCGGAGGAAGTAAAAAGCGGAACAATCGAATTGTTATTTACCAAACCTATTTCTCGATGGGAAATAATTTTGGGTAAATACTTGGCCAGTTGTTATTTAATTCTTTTGGCTTTGTTACCTACATTGCTCTATTATTATTCGGTGTACCAGTTAGGAAACCCACAAGGAAATATTGATTCTGCGGCTGTTTTTAGCTCTTATTTGGGGCTATTGTTTTTAGGTTGTGTATTTGCCGCTCTTGGCATATTTTCGTCGTCCTTGACCGACAATCAGGTTACAGCTTTTGTATTGGGTTTTGTATTGTGCTTAGTGTTGTATTATGGAATAGGGCGATTGTCGGAGTTATCTTTTTTGGGGGCATCGGGTTATATTGTAGCTCAATTAGGGCTCGATTACCAATATGATGCTCTTAGCCGTGGCTTGATAGATTCTCGCAATGTTTTGTATTTTTTGTCTGTAATAGCGATTGCCTTATGGGCAACAAAATTGAAAATAAGTGCTATTTAA
- a CDS encoding HD domain-containing protein — MNKRKIVNDPVYGFINITTPLIFDLIEHPYYQRLRRIKQLGTADYVYPGALHTRFHHALGAMHLMQEALNALKYKGHDISDEEFEAGQIAILLHDIGHGPFSHVLENTILSHVPHEEISLLLMEELNRQFKGALSLAIDMFTGRYARHFFHQLISSQLDVDRMDYLNRDSFFTGVREGFIGADRILKMLNVVDNQLVVEQKGIYSIENFLTARRLMYWQVYLHKTCICAETMLIQVIKRAKELIKAGHYVFSTPAFGIFLQENISLEQFKANRNILEAFTEMDDTDVWGCIKVWAKHPDKLLSGISKMLLDRKLYKIILSDEPIPSSYLEKIQIDLLSKENVHPEDLPYLMIQGHITNAAYLSEKQNINILTKDRGVLDIAEASDLPTIKALSNIVKKYYICWAKNVYLQSK, encoded by the coding sequence ATGAATAAACGTAAAATCGTCAACGACCCCGTTTATGGATTTATCAATATTACTACACCGCTTATTTTCGACCTTATAGAACATCCTTACTATCAGCGACTTCGTAGAATCAAACAACTGGGTACTGCCGATTATGTATATCCAGGTGCATTACATACCCGTTTTCATCATGCTTTGGGTGCTATGCACCTTATGCAGGAAGCTCTAAATGCCCTCAAATACAAAGGACATGATATATCTGATGAAGAGTTTGAGGCAGGGCAAATTGCGATTTTACTCCATGATATTGGACATGGGCCTTTTTCACATGTCCTTGAAAACACCATTTTGAGCCATGTTCCTCACGAAGAAATTTCATTGTTGTTGATGGAAGAACTCAACCGCCAATTCAAAGGGGCTTTGAGCTTGGCTATTGATATGTTTACGGGGCGTTATGCTAGACATTTTTTTCATCAGCTTATTTCGAGCCAGCTAGATGTCGACCGCATGGATTACCTTAACAGAGATAGTTTTTTCACAGGAGTTCGAGAAGGCTTTATTGGTGCCGACCGTATTTTGAAAATGCTTAATGTCGTCGACAATCAGCTCGTTGTAGAGCAAAAAGGGATTTATTCTATCGAAAACTTCCTTACGGCACGTAGGCTTATGTATTGGCAAGTGTACCTCCACAAAACCTGTATTTGTGCCGAAACTATGCTTATTCAAGTGATTAAACGAGCCAAAGAGCTTATCAAAGCAGGGCATTATGTTTTTTCGACCCCAGCTTTTGGTATTTTTCTACAAGAAAATATTTCACTGGAACAATTCAAAGCCAACAGAAATATATTAGAAGCATTTACCGAAATGGACGACACAGACGTTTGGGGCTGTATTAAGGTTTGGGCAAAACATCCCGACAAGCTTCTTTCAGGAATCAGTAAAATGTTACTGGATCGAAAACTTTATAAAATCATCCTCTCAGATGAGCCAATACCATCATCCTATCTTGAAAAAATTCAAATTGATTTATTAAGTAAAGAAAATGTACACCCCGAAGACCTCCCCTATTTGATGATTCAGGGGCATATTACCAATGCAGCCTACTTATCTGAAAAACAAAACATTAACATTTTAACAAAAGACAGAGGTGTACTCGATATTGCCGAGGCTTCTGATTTACCCACAATAAAAGCCTTGAGCAACATCGTCAAAAAATATTATATATGTTGGGCAAAGAATGTATATTTGCAGTCGAAATAG